The following DNA comes from Candidatus Liberimonas magnetica.
AATTAGAATATTTTCCTGGTATAAGAAAAACCTATCAGACTGTAAAGGTATTACTCTAAATTATGAAGAAAAAGGGACAAAAAATACCTATTGGATGGTGACAGTTATATTGGACAAGCGATTTGGAATTAAAAAAGAACAGTTAATAAAACTTATGGAAGAAAAGAAAATTAGTTGCAGGCCGTATTTTTATCCGCTAAGCTCAATGCCTGCGTATAATAATTTCAAACAAGCGAAAAAGGCTAGAAAATATAACAAAATAAGCTATCAGATCAGCCCGTGGGGAATTAATTTGCCATGTGGATTAAATTTGACAGAAGAAAAAGTCAGATATGTATGTAAGGCTCTAAAAACGATAATTGGTGTTAATTAAATGTATGGGAATTTTTAATGTCGCCTGTTATTCCGAGGTAACGAGGAATCTTGACTTTTAAAATATTTCTCCTCGCCTTGCTCGTCAAAATGACAGATTTCGTATGAGTTGCAAAGCTTGATATAGATGGAAACAAATATCCAGAAACCATTATTTTCTATAGGAGTAACAACCTTTGACAGGGTAGATATGTTAAAAGAAACTCTAAATTCAATATTAAATCAGACTTTTACTGATTTTGAAGTTATTGTCAGCAATAATAATCCTGATAAAACAATTTCAGCAGATAATCTAGGGATTTTCGATGCACGAATACGTTACATAAATCAAAAGAAAGATCTTGGTCAATTGGGCAATCAGAATTTCCTGCTTTCCCAAGCCAAAGGCAGATACTTTACCTGGACAGCAGATGATGACCTGTATTCGGCGCAATTTTTAGAAGCGGTAAATTTATCGTTAATAAATTATAATTTCCCATCTTGTGTTTATACTTCATATGACCTTATATATGATAATATTCTAAAGCCAAAACAACCCGTTAGAATCGAACCTCAGGAGTTCAAAGGTTATGAGTTTCTTAACTTATATTGCAAAGGTAAGCTAAAGGCAATTGGTGTTATGGGGGTTTTTGACACAAACTATTTAAAGAGCATAGGCGGGCTTGAAGATCTTAGCAAAGATAAGGATGGAAGAGGATTATATTGTGAATACATGATTCTTTTAAAATCAAGCGAACTTGAAAAAATAGTACATATAAATTCACCTTTAGTTTACTATCGCGTTCATAAAGATGCATGGGGTATATCAAACACAAATGTTGACCAATACATGATAGCTGGAGAAAGGCTTATCAGCAGCAGTATCGATATTTTGAAACGCGATAAAAAATCATTTTTGTCGAATATTTATTTTTTTCTTAAATTAACTATTTATAACTATATTTCAGTATTGGGAAGGGCAAGAGGCCTATTATTTAAAGACATCATTCAATATTTATATTCCATAAAAAAACGTTTATTTGTCTTAAAGGAAGCAGGATTGTACAATACTGCAATTTTGGTATTATTAGCAGTTAGTTTACATATTACAGCAAGCTTAATATGGAACAGAGTAAAAAACATTATAAAATAGTAGGAGTATTGATAAACATGTATAAGTGCGTGATAACAAAAATATTAGAGATAATGAATAAATATAAAATCTATGTGCTTTTTATGATTTTGATTTCTGTTAATATCTATTATAACAGCTATTTAAGAATAGTAGTTTCTGCAATAAAGAATATTAAGGTAGAACAAAAACATATTAAAGAGAACGGATATATACCGTTTTATTTAACCTATGGTGCAGCTGGACTTCCAATTGGTGGCGGTATTCGTATAGGATACGTTTTAAATAATGGTTATATAAATGAAAAGAATAAAAAAACTGAACTCATCATCCCATTTGCTGAAGGTGGTTTTGCGTATGAACTTCCGTTATATTACTATGCATTTCCCATAAAACTGAGCATTAAAAGCTATAATTTTTTTATTCCTTTTGATGTTCAAGAAAAGATAGCAAAAGAATGCAAAAATGATCTATTTGAACTGGCAGGCTGGGGAGGCGGAGGGGCGGTCAGGATAGTAAAAAATGACGAAAAAGTTAATTATTTATTTATTTCAAGTCACCCGGGTACATATGCAGGGTACTATATTATTCTAGGTAAAAATAAGGCGAAAGAATGGAATTTATTGTAAATAACGGTATATATCTATTGGGCTATAGTTTCTTGCTGGTTTTCTGCAGAAAGAATAGTTTTCTTTTAATGTTGTCATTGAGTTTTGCAACAGGGATAGCTGTGATAGTATATCTTTTGTTGTTTTTGTCTTTTCTTAAATTGCCGATAAACGTGCCATTTATGTATTTTTATATTTTATTTTCAATAAGTATATTTTTTATTATTTCCCATGTACGTTTCGGTGTGTACAATAAAAAGGATGTTTTAAATATAATTTTACATTTATCAGTATTTTCTTTACTGGTATGCGTTTGTTCTTTCATTGTAAGGTATCTGCCTATATTTGAGTACACCCATGATAGTTTTATTTGTTACGACGGACCTGGAAAAGTATTTGCTGCTAGTAACAGTATTTTGCTACCAAATTATTTCCCTTATAAGTTGGTCCCTTATAAGCTCTTGGGCGGCATTCACCCGCCGTTTACTTATTTAATGTATTCTTTAAGATATATATTTTCTTTAAATTATTTTGAAATGTTTTTTATATTCTTTAGCCTTTCTTTAACGATTTATATTTATCAGAATTTAAAAACATTAGTATCTAATACATTATCATTTTTAATAGCATTGCTTTTTATAACAACTCCTTTTGTATCTGCATTAGTTAATACGGCATTAAATAATTCGATATATACCTATTATATAACTGTTGGCGCAGTTATGGTTATTACGAAACTTTATAGAAAAGACATTTCTTTGTTTTTAACGGGCTTTTATATTTCGACGGCATTATTAATACGGTTAGAAGCCATAATTTACGTTTTTCCTTTATTGGTGTTTGTATTGTATTACTGTATTGAGGATTACATTGAAAACAAGGAGATGCTCTATTTTAGTATCTCTATTCTAATATTTTTCGGAATTTACTTTGTATTAAGGCATTTGTTGGGTGTAAAGTCATATCCTCAATTATTATATATGCTATTATTTACAACTGCAGTATTTTTGATAAACAAATATAAAAATAAATTAAAAGAAGGACTGTTTAAAACATTATTATTCTTAAAAAATGGCAGAGGGATAATAGAAATAATATTATTGATTTTAATGTTATTGTTTGCATGGTATTCTTTAAATATCAATACAAAAGGTTTACTATTCATCACAAATACTATAGCTAACATCTATAAAAGCATTATTTCAAATATTTATTATATGAAAAAGCCTGATTTGTGGGGAATAAATTGGGTACTAATATTTGCGCTAATACTTATTAAATATGTTTCTAACAGGGACTTATTTATAAGTAAAGAGCTGTTATTATATGTAATTTATGTTGTTTGCTATTTTATGGTTAAGGTACTAATATATTCGTTTCCGCCTTTGTCTGACGTTTTAGCTCAGTATAGTTGGCATAACTATCTAAGTGTAAATAGAATGTTGTTGCATATATATCCGATTCTGCTTATAATCGCAGCATATTTGTTTAGAGAAAGAGCTATTGATTACATCAGTGATACAAAGACACAGTAAGTTTTAGCTATTCCATAAAAGTTATGAATAATAATTATCATTATTTCTTAAAAGTTTTAGCATAAAGGAGAAACAAAATGGATAATAAAGTATCGCTGATAATTCCAGCATATAATGAAGAGGTTTCGATAAAACTCGTATTAAAACAGATTAATTCTGTAAACGGTATTGATGAAGTAATAGTTGTTGATGACGGCTCAACAGACTCTACGGCAAAGATTGCCAGAGAGAGTGGCGTAAAAGTAATCTCAAATCTATACAACATCGGCTATGGAGCATCTATAAAAAATGGGATAATGAAAGCAAAAAATAACCTTATAGCAATAATTGACGCAGACGGAACATACCAGCCGGAAGATATTCCTAAAATGCTTGAATATATCGAGCACTATGATATGGTAGTTGGAGAAAGGAATAAATCGAGCATAGAAACTTCAAGAAGGCCCGCTAAATGGGTACTAAACAAACTTGCAAATTATCTTTCCGGCATAAAAATACCGGATTTAAACTCAGGTTTAAGGATTTTCCGAAAAGATGTTGCTATGAAATATTTCAATATCTTGCCTGCAGGATTTTCTTTTACTACAACCATTACTCTCGCATTACTCAGTAATAATTATATCGTTAAATATGTGCCTGTAAGCTATCATAAAAGAGGAGGAAAGTCCAAGATTAAACCAATGAATGATACACTGAATTTTATTCAATTGATTATCAGAACAACCATGTATTTTAATCCGTTAAAAATATTTTTGCCAATAAGTTTAACGCTTATTTCTATGGGTGGATTAATAATTATTGCTCATTTAATAATTTACCAGACTATCAACAAAAGTTCAGTATTGATAATACTTTCTGGGTTGCAGATACTTGCAATAGGTATGCTTGCAGATTTAATAGATAAAAGGATGCAATAATTAATATGTTACTTATTATTCCGCAAATAGAGGAGCCCCTTTAATGGATTTGGAATTTCAAAAAAAGTTTTGGGAAAGTTCAAAAGAAAAAAGAAGGAAACCAGAGCATCCGGTAATTAGATATATTTATTCCAAGATAACATATTATTTGAAGGGTCTGAACGCAGGTGTTAATGGCACAAAGATACTCGATGTAGGTTGCGGAAATGGGTTTCTAACATATTATTTAGAAAAGTGTTTCAGTGTTGTCGGTTTGGACTATTCTAAGGAGATGCTACGGATAAATCCATGTAAAAACCTTGTTTTAGGGGATGTGACCGCTTTACCTTTC
Coding sequences within:
- a CDS encoding glycosyltransferase, with product METNIQKPLFSIGVTTFDRVDMLKETLNSILNQTFTDFEVIVSNNNPDKTISADNLGIFDARIRYINQKKDLGQLGNQNFLLSQAKGRYFTWTADDDLYSAQFLEAVNLSLINYNFPSCVYTSYDLIYDNILKPKQPVRIEPQEFKGYEFLNLYCKGKLKAIGVMGVFDTNYLKSIGGLEDLSKDKDGRGLYCEYMILLKSSELEKIVHINSPLVYYRVHKDAWGISNTNVDQYMIAGERLISSSIDILKRDKKSFLSNIYFFLKLTIYNYISVLGRARGLLFKDIIQYLYSIKKRLFVLKEAGLYNTAILVLLAVSLHITASLIWNRVKNIIK
- a CDS encoding glycosyltransferase family 2 protein, whose protein sequence is MDNKVSLIIPAYNEEVSIKLVLKQINSVNGIDEVIVVDDGSTDSTAKIARESGVKVISNLYNIGYGASIKNGIMKAKNNLIAIIDADGTYQPEDIPKMLEYIEHYDMVVGERNKSSIETSRRPAKWVLNKLANYLSGIKIPDLNSGLRIFRKDVAMKYFNILPAGFSFTTTITLALLSNNYIVKYVPVSYHKRGGKSKIKPMNDTLNFIQLIIRTTMYFNPLKIFLPISLTLISMGGLIIIAHLIIYQTINKSSVLIILSGLQILAIGMLADLIDKRMQ